The following coding sequences are from one Cyanobacteriota bacterium window:
- the ahcY gene encoding adenosylhomocysteinase — protein MTATTVRLKHEIKDISLAPLGRQRIEWAGREMPVLRQIRDRFAKEKPLDGIRLVACCHVTTETANLAIALKAAGADAVLIASNPLSTQDDVAACLVEDYDIGVFAIKGEDNETYHRHVQIALDHRPNIIIDDGSDVVATLVQQRKHQIADLIGTTEETTTGIVRLRAMFADGVLTFPAMNVNDADTKHFFDNRYGTGQSTLDGIIRATNILLAGKTIVVCGYGWCGKGTAMRARGLGGNVIVTEIDPVRAIEAVMDGFRVMPMAEAAPLGDLFITVTGNKHVIRGEHFDVMKDGAIVCNSGHFDIEIDLKALASKARDIKTVRPFTQEYRLSNGRSVIVLGEGRLINLAAAEGHPSAVMDMSFANQALACEYLVKNKGTLEPGIHSIPPEVDQEIARLKLQAMGIAIDTLTPEQVEYMNSWTMGT, from the coding sequence ATGACAGCGACCACGGTTCGGTTGAAGCATGAAATCAAAGACATCTCTCTAGCCCCTTTGGGACGACAGCGCATTGAGTGGGCAGGTCGGGAAATGCCTGTTCTGCGTCAGATTCGCGATCGCTTTGCCAAGGAAAAACCTCTGGATGGAATCCGCTTAGTTGCCTGCTGCCATGTCACTACCGAAACAGCCAACTTGGCGATCGCCCTAAAAGCCGCTGGAGCAGATGCCGTGCTGATCGCTAGCAATCCTCTTTCTACCCAAGATGATGTTGCTGCCTGTTTAGTTGAAGACTATGACATTGGCGTATTCGCGATCAAGGGTGAGGACAACGAAACCTACCATCGCCATGTGCAAATTGCCCTTGATCATCGTCCTAATATCATCATCGACGATGGCAGTGATGTCGTGGCTACCCTGGTTCAGCAGCGTAAGCACCAAATTGCTGACCTGATTGGTACTACCGAAGAAACTACTACGGGGATTGTACGCCTGCGGGCCATGTTTGCTGACGGGGTGTTGACCTTCCCTGCTATGAACGTGAATGATGCAGATACCAAGCACTTCTTTGACAACCGCTATGGCACCGGCCAATCTACCCTAGATGGCATCATTCGGGCAACGAATATCCTGTTAGCAGGCAAAACCATCGTGGTCTGTGGTTATGGCTGGTGTGGCAAAGGTACTGCTATGCGGGCGCGTGGCCTGGGTGGCAATGTGATTGTAACCGAGATAGATCCAGTACGTGCCATTGAGGCGGTTATGGATGGTTTCCGGGTGATGCCCATGGCTGAGGCTGCTCCCTTGGGCGATCTATTCATTACTGTTACGGGTAATAAGCACGTCATTCGAGGTGAACACTTCGATGTGATGAAAGATGGCGCGATCGTCTGCAACTCTGGTCACTTTGACATTGAGATTGACCTGAAGGCACTGGCTAGTAAGGCTAGAGACATCAAAACCGTGCGTCCGTTTACCCAAGAATATCGTCTCAGTAACGGTAGGTCGGTGATTGTACTGGGCGAGGGACGCTTGATTAACCTAGCAGCGGCTGAAGGTCATCCTAGTGCAGTGATGGATATGAGCTTTGCTAACCAAGCTTTGGCCTGCGAATATCTGGTAAAAAATAAAGGCACTCTAGAACCTGGTATTCACTCGATTCCCCCAGAAGTTGACCAAGAAATTGCTCGCCTTAAGTTACAGGCCATGGGCATTGCGATCGACACCCTGACTCCAGAGCAGGTAGAATACATGAACTCTTGGACAATGGGCACCTAG